In the genome of Lacerta agilis isolate rLacAgi1 chromosome 2, rLacAgi1.pri, whole genome shotgun sequence, one region contains:
- the SLC6A7 gene encoding sodium-dependent proline transporter — protein MKNQEHHAQKPVIPDLLMTPSDQGDGDLEIEYPEDRGNWTGKLDFLLSCIGYCVGLGNVWRFPYRAYTNGGGAFLVPYFIMLAICGIPIFFMELSLGQFSSLGPLAVWKISPLFKGVGMATILIVCLVAIYYNMIIAYVLFYLFASLTKNLPWQYCGNWWNTDLCLDHHIMRTGNGVVPFNISNTVSPSEEYWSRYVLHIQESSGIGDPGRIRWNLCLCLLLAWVIVYLCILKGVKSSGKVVYFTATFPYLILIMLLIRGVTLDGAWLGIKFYLTPQFDLLLSPKVWIEAALQIFYSLGVGFGGLLTFASYNTFHQNIYRDTFIVTVGNAITSILAGFAIFSVLGYMSQELDVPVQEVAKAGPGLAFVVYPQAMTMLPLAPFWSFLFFFMLLTLGLDSQFAFLETIVTAVTDEFPYYLRPKKAFFSAVVCIVMFLMGLILTTEGGMYWLVLLDDYSAGFGLMVVVITTCLVVTRVYGMKRFCRDIHMMLGFKPGIYFKACWLFLSPVTMMALLVYSIIKYEPSEYNGSYRFPFWAEILGILMGIFSCLMIPTGMVFAVLHEEGTLWQRIQQASRPTMDWGPSLEENRTGMYVATLAGSQSPKPLMVHMRKYGGITSYENIAFQVDKEIEEDEEESMM, from the exons CCAGTGATTCCAGACTTGCTAATGACTCCAAGCGATCAAGGAGATGGTGACCTGGAGATTGAGTACCCTGAAGACAGAGGGAATTGGACAGGCAAGCTGGATTTCCTTTTGTCCTGTATTGGCTACTGTGTTGGACTGGGGAACGTCTGGAGGTTTCCATACCGCGCTTACACAAATGGAGGAG GGGCATTCCTTGTTCCTTATTTCATCATGCTGGCGATCTGTGGGATTCCCATCTTCTTCATGGAGCTGTCGCTGGGCCAGTTCTCCAGCTTGGGGCCTCTTGCTGTTTGGAAGATAAGCCCTCTGtttaaag GTGTTGGCATGGCCACAATCCTGATTGTCTGCTTGGTGGCCATTTACTATAACATGATCATTGCCTACGTTCTCTTCTACCTCTTTGCCTCACTGACAAAAAACTTGCCCTGGCAGTACTGCGGCAACTGGTGGaacacagacctgtgcctggaccACCACATCATGCGCACGGGGAATGGCGTTGTTCCCTTCAACATCTCTAACACTGTCAGCCCAAGTGAGGAATACTGGAG TCGTTATGTCCTGCACATCCAGGAGAGCTCGGGGATTGGCGATCCTGGGAGGATCCGCTGGAATCTATGCCTGTGTCTTCTCCTCGCCTGGGTCATTGTGTACCTATGTATCCTAAAGGGAGTCAAATCCTCTGGCAAG GTTGTATATTTCACAGCTACCTTTCCTTACCTCATCCTGATCATGCTCCTGATTCGAGGTGTGACCCTGGACGGAGCCTGGTTAGGAATCAAGTTCTATCTCACGCCACAGTTTGACCTGCTACTGTCTCCCAAG GTGTGGATTGAAGCAGCTTTACAGATCTTCTACTCTCTTGGGGTAGGATTTGGGGGACTTCTCACCTTTGCATCATATAACACCTTCCACCAGAACATTTACAG ggATACGTTTATAGTTACTGTGGGCAATGCTATCACCAGTATCTTGGCTGGGTTTGccatcttctctgttttgggctACATGTCCCAAGAACTTGACGTCCCTGTTCAGGAAGTTGCCAAAGCAG GTCCAGGCTTGGCATTCGTGGTGTATCCACAAGCCATGACAATGCTTCCTCTTGCTCCTTTCtggtctttcctttttttcttcatgCTGTTGACTCTTGGCCTAGACAGTCAG TTTGCCTTTCTAGAGACCATTGTTACTGCGGTGACAGATGAGTTCCCATATTACCTGCGGCCAAAGAAGGCTTTTTTCTCAGCCGTCGTTTGTATTGTGATGTTCCTGATGGGGCTCATCCTCACAACAGAG GGCGGGATGTATTGGCTGGTGCTGCTGGACGACTATAGCGCTGGGTTTGGACTTATGGTAGTGGTTATTACCACCTGCCTGGTGGTGACACGTGTCTATG GCATGAAGAGATTCTGCCGTGACATTCATATGATGCTGGGTTTCAAGCCAGGGATATACTTCAAAGCCTGCTGGTTGTTTCTTTCTCCAGTGACAATGATG GCTCTGCTGGTGTACAGCATCATCAAGTATGAACCATCAGAGTATAATGGATCCTATCGTTTTCCATTCTGGGCTGAGATTCTGGGCATCCTGATGGGAATCTTTTCCTGCCTGATGATCCCCACGGGGATGGTTTTTGCTGTGCTCCACGAGGAAGGAACACTCTGGCAG AGAATCCAGCAAGCTAGCAGGCCAACCATGGACTGGGGTCCATCCCTGGAGGAGAACAGAACTGGCATGTATGTGGCTACTCTGGCAGGCAGCCAGTCACCTAAACCTTTGATGGTCCACATGAGGAAATATGGAGGGATAACCAGCTACGAGAACATAGCCTTTCAGGTAGATAAAGAGATTGAAGAGGATGAAGAAGAGTCCATGATGTGA